From Actinomyces slackii, a single genomic window includes:
- a CDS encoding transglutaminase-like domain-containing protein: protein MSPSRPSRAGSARLRPDDVGNRILTAGGRLEPVIAAAILCVAWWAAIEALEPIVAPGAWQLQALAVGAAAIMVPAVGRSLWPRHPLAALLVGLAAAGAMVPLTGLGSPYPELWWHDPQGQVGALRELISVGVPPVDSSGVLGSALVLACLVLAWSCAVLSAGGADAVGISGLVPASVLLLVPLVVSRSPSTLLLVVMGACLLGLILACAPARHWPAMTHDAGHGHGPSRTRRLTALGLGALALAVGAAVMGSTPVTQDHVWNPPGAGAGAAAPDTSLSLSDDLVRGSSATAFSYTGEMERGTSMRLTLAVISSLEGRTWEPDDVRERSSVEELQSAEGRGALSAGGAVSAAQTSVEDARGAVESVTIASHTLGSTNLPTLQSTALITEPVAEPVSLPPGVEGSSLDASRWFWMSRSTTATGLGVSLEPGQTYTALGWNAVADAEGRPTTPVPFPAAQPDPDALESYTELPEDMPAVIGQRAQAVVEQAGDDDGARAAALVAWLRGGAFVYDESAPYDADDAGTMDVVATFLEQRRGYCAHYASAFTAMARSLGIPTRIAIGYASSFSGPGQWTAVSGEELHAWPEVWLDGVGWVAFEPTPGGAGVAADEGAGEEPTPSAGPPQGATASSQPSASAPSSAAGSPPVTGAGRQDDGSVLRVLGWTAVALVVVCLLAGPALLRVVVRRRRIAAIEAGREPAARAWEELLDTARDLGLGGAPARARTEEAIAQGLAAVMGQGERAGDQGAGQALERVARAVVAERYGPAGQAANSVGPVDSVDTAGLVADVGTARAALRRVAGRWGRLRATVAPASLLPG, encoded by the coding sequence ATGAGTCCTTCACGCCCGTCCCGTGCCGGCTCCGCCCGGCTGCGACCCGACGACGTCGGCAACCGCATCCTGACAGCCGGAGGGCGCCTGGAGCCGGTCATCGCCGCCGCGATCCTGTGCGTGGCGTGGTGGGCGGCCATCGAGGCGCTGGAGCCGATCGTCGCCCCCGGGGCCTGGCAGCTCCAGGCGCTGGCAGTGGGGGCTGCCGCCATCATGGTGCCGGCAGTGGGTCGCAGCCTGTGGCCCCGCCACCCGCTGGCCGCCCTGCTGGTGGGCCTGGCGGCCGCTGGCGCCATGGTCCCGCTGACGGGCCTGGGCTCGCCCTACCCCGAGCTGTGGTGGCACGACCCCCAGGGCCAGGTGGGGGCGCTGCGCGAACTGATCTCGGTGGGGGTCCCGCCCGTGGACTCCTCGGGGGTGCTGGGCTCGGCCCTGGTGCTGGCCTGCCTGGTCCTGGCCTGGTCCTGCGCGGTGCTGTCGGCCGGGGGCGCCGATGCGGTGGGGATCTCGGGCCTGGTGCCGGCATCGGTGCTCCTCCTGGTGCCGCTGGTGGTCTCGCGCTCCCCGAGCACGCTCCTGCTGGTGGTGATGGGGGCCTGTCTGCTGGGGCTCATCCTGGCCTGCGCCCCCGCCCGCCACTGGCCCGCCATGACTCATGACGCCGGTCATGGGCATGGCCCCAGCCGGACGCGCCGCCTGACGGCTCTGGGCCTGGGCGCCCTGGCGCTGGCGGTGGGCGCCGCCGTGATGGGATCGACCCCAGTGACCCAGGATCATGTGTGGAATCCCCCGGGGGCGGGTGCCGGGGCGGCGGCGCCGGACACGAGCCTGTCCCTGTCCGATGACCTGGTGCGCGGGTCGAGTGCCACGGCCTTCAGCTACACCGGGGAGATGGAGCGTGGCACCTCGATGCGCCTGACCCTGGCCGTGATCTCCTCCCTGGAGGGGCGGACCTGGGAGCCCGACGACGTGCGTGAGCGCTCCTCCGTCGAGGAGCTCCAGAGCGCTGAGGGCCGGGGCGCGCTGAGCGCGGGGGGAGCGGTCAGCGCCGCGCAGACCAGCGTGGAGGATGCTCGCGGCGCGGTGGAGTCGGTGACCATCGCCTCCCACACGCTGGGCTCGACGAACCTGCCCACCCTGCAGTCCACCGCCCTGATCACCGAGCCCGTGGCCGAGCCGGTCTCCCTGCCCCCGGGCGTGGAGGGCAGCAGCCTGGATGCCTCGCGGTGGTTCTGGATGTCGCGCTCGACGACGGCCACGGGCCTGGGCGTCTCCCTGGAGCCGGGGCAGACCTACACGGCATTGGGCTGGAATGCGGTGGCCGACGCCGAGGGCCGGCCGACCACGCCCGTCCCCTTCCCGGCGGCCCAGCCCGACCCCGATGCGCTGGAGTCGTACACCGAACTTCCCGAGGACATGCCGGCGGTGATCGGGCAGCGCGCCCAGGCGGTCGTCGAGCAGGCGGGCGATGATGACGGCGCCCGGGCGGCCGCGCTGGTGGCATGGCTGCGGGGCGGGGCATTCGTCTACGACGAGTCCGCCCCCTACGACGCCGATGACGCCGGCACCATGGACGTGGTCGCGACCTTCTTGGAGCAGCGGCGCGGCTACTGCGCCCACTACGCCTCGGCCTTCACCGCCATGGCCCGATCCCTGGGCATCCCCACGCGTATCGCCATCGGCTACGCCTCCTCCTTCTCCGGGCCGGGGCAGTGGACGGCCGTCAGCGGCGAGGAGCTCCACGCCTGGCCCGAGGTGTGGTTGGACGGGGTCGGCTGGGTGGCCTTCGAGCCCACGCCCGGTGGTGCGGGTGTGGCGGCTGATGAGGGGGCGGGCGAGGAGCCCACCCCGAGCGCCGGCCCGCCCCAGGGCGCCACGGCCTCCTCCCAGCCCTCGGCGTCCGCGCCCAGCAGCGCCGCCGGCAGCCCGCCGGTCACCGGCGCGGGCCGGCAGGACGATGGGTCGGTGCTGCGGGTGCTGGGCTGGACGGCGGTCGCCTTGGTGGTGGTCTGCCTCCTGGCGGGGCCGGCCCTCCTGCGCGTGGTGGTGCGGCGACGTCGGATCGCGGCCATCGAGGCGGGGCGGGAGCCCGCGGCCCGGGCCTGGGAGGAGCTCTTGGACACGGCCAGGGACCTGGGGCTGGGCGGGGCGCCGGCGCGTGCCCGCACGGAGGAGGCCATCGCCCAGGGGCTGGCCGCGGTCATGGGCCAGGGGGAGCGGGCCGGGGATCAGGGGGCCGGGCAGGCTCTGGAGCGGGTGGCGCGCGCCGTCGTGGCTGAGCGCTACGGTCCCGCCGGACAGGCTGCGAACTCAGTGGGCCCTGTGGACTCAGTGGACACGGCAGGGCTGGTGGCCGATGTGGGGACGGCCCGCGCCGCGCTGCGGCGGGTGGCCGGCCGGTGGGGCAGGCTGCGCGCGACGGTGGCCCCGGCGAGCCTCCTGCCCGGGTGA
- a CDS encoding restriction system modified-DNA reader domain-containing protein, with amino-acid sequence MAMYELDGNHLLPVRLGRAADDDTRARSLGAVRRQIVDVLRRPLFPLEWNQIEGGESLTALDATGQVVLVEVVESLGAAEVMAAMSRLTAMAGLGRRELANRYGNGVVAFREDWSEFREAMPAQVEAGPRLTFLTTAVKADVRAGLAVLMSSGVELYEVDVRVVDEARVVVVVEQVEDGALGAGGPLLVARAPRPELTGSGSRAIDPASQASRSEPVTGPIEMVAPKQEQPQGEETVVMPVGEKGKEPAPVVASTPEAPEAHSGAARAGLLGLGRSQGRRHARSAAAEVASPGRRERAVSAVTPPEPGSEAAPAARSGQAPSVTAASAKNTVSTGSAVSAGSAGSTGSAARTEPRTGAATEVKTPGRSASAEGAEGAAREAVPPRTAPGRRAHSAGAARQEAVVTHGAHAAMPVPAPATDAERADGAGDRAAARAAGARASEPQGPGIAPVQVLGTPSGSPVSVTRVTPRQGAGVWDQRPDEEQVGVEDAENRAAAGKPTPGSAQAAADLAAIAAGFERPKRIIWQGLRRGIYHEATLSSKGVIALVDGRTFTDPSAAANAAQGVDDADGWRVWRLGVRGPQLGELREALPERE; translated from the coding sequence ATGGCCATGTACGAGCTCGATGGCAACCACCTTCTGCCGGTGCGGCTGGGACGCGCCGCGGATGATGACACCCGGGCTCGCAGTCTTGGCGCCGTCCGGCGTCAGATCGTTGATGTGCTGCGCCGTCCCCTCTTCCCCCTGGAGTGGAATCAGATCGAGGGCGGGGAGAGTCTGACCGCCCTGGACGCCACCGGCCAGGTGGTCCTGGTGGAGGTGGTGGAGTCCCTGGGGGCGGCAGAGGTCATGGCGGCGATGAGCCGGCTGACGGCAATGGCCGGGCTGGGCCGCCGCGAGCTGGCGAACCGCTACGGCAATGGGGTGGTGGCCTTCCGGGAGGACTGGAGCGAGTTCCGTGAGGCGATGCCCGCCCAGGTGGAGGCGGGCCCGCGGCTGACCTTCCTGACCACGGCGGTCAAGGCTGATGTGCGCGCAGGCCTGGCGGTTCTTATGAGCTCGGGCGTTGAGCTCTACGAGGTGGATGTGCGGGTGGTTGATGAGGCCCGCGTCGTGGTGGTGGTCGAGCAGGTCGAGGACGGCGCCCTGGGCGCGGGCGGGCCCCTCCTGGTGGCCAGGGCGCCACGGCCGGAGCTGACGGGCTCGGGGTCGCGGGCGATCGATCCGGCATCCCAGGCCAGCCGCAGCGAGCCGGTGACCGGGCCCATTGAGATGGTCGCTCCCAAGCAGGAGCAGCCCCAGGGCGAGGAGACCGTCGTCATGCCGGTGGGGGAGAAGGGCAAGGAGCCCGCCCCGGTGGTGGCCAGCACTCCTGAGGCGCCTGAGGCTCACAGCGGTGCGGCGCGCGCGGGACTGCTCGGCCTGGGCCGGTCTCAGGGGCGCCGGCACGCCAGGTCCGCAGCGGCCGAGGTCGCATCGCCGGGGCGGCGGGAGCGGGCGGTCTCGGCGGTCACGCCGCCGGAGCCCGGGTCTGAGGCGGCACCGGCCGCCCGATCCGGCCAGGCCCCGTCGGTGACTGCGGCGAGTGCGAAGAACACGGTGAGCACAGGGAGCGCGGTGAGCGCAGGCAGCGCAGGGAGCACGGGTAGCGCTGCGAGAACGGAGCCGAGGACTGGGGCCGCCACTGAGGTCAAGACGCCAGGGCGCAGTGCCAGCGCAGAGGGCGCTGAGGGCGCTGCGAGGGAGGCGGTGCCACCGCGCACGGCTCCGGGGCGCCGGGCTCATAGCGCTGGGGCGGCCCGCCAAGAGGCGGTGGTCACCCATGGGGCGCATGCGGCGATGCCGGTGCCCGCGCCTGCTACTGATGCGGAGCGCGCGGATGGCGCCGGGGATCGGGCCGCGGCCAGGGCTGCGGGTGCTCGGGCCTCTGAGCCTCAGGGGCCGGGGATCGCCCCCGTCCAGGTGCTGGGCACTCCGAGCGGCTCACCGGTGTCGGTGACCAGAGTGACCCCGCGCCAGGGCGCCGGCGTGTGGGATCAGCGCCCCGATGAGGAGCAGGTGGGTGTGGAGGACGCGGAGAACCGGGCGGCGGCGGGGAAGCCGACTCCCGGCTCTGCCCAGGCCGCTGCTGATCTGGCGGCGATCGCCGCGGGCTTTGAGAGGCCCAAGCGGATCATCTGGCAAGGCCTGCGCCGGGGCATCTACCACGAGGCGACGCTGTCCAGCAAGGGCGTGATCGCCCTGGTGGATGGACGGACCTTCACTGACCCGTCCGCCGCGGCCAATGCGGCCCAGGGCGTGGACGACGCCGATGGCTGGCGGGTGTGGCGCCTGGGCGTGCGCGGCCCCCAGCTCGGCGAGCTGCGCGAGGCCCTCCCCGAACGCGAGTAA
- a CDS encoding DUF58 domain-containing protein: MTQTMAGNAPGGAKGSAGGGRASPGSRRGPSRATRASHALGSRRAPRSTATGVAPEAPELRQVARRLPRLELTRRGWGLLAVALLLVMSWYLLRLRLLTDAASLLAAPVVVGLMAAAALAVVNAVRRPRVRLTASRQPQAGQRLWVSIKVRCLLPAFLPAWVAWQVGPERSGRALTPLDAGRSALGMTAQRRGPEAVMTRWIVVAEPLGLARARIPLGASTEVLVLPRPAELPEPLPAPRACDLPGGRLGDQGEERLASLREYRPGDALGSIHWRQSARIDQLLVVEREHEALPHPSLALVVEPGAYRGPEHLEAAISLAAGVVGQWARQRLGADLLLLARRPGQGAWAALRFGTEQAEAGRLLQVLARLEPGAPGGLGAMEAVADHEPRLSLESVALPRYARADVVITASPQGGGQAVFPPLDPGARGVLVVAGAGRAQATGAPDTWRVLAVADRQEQ, translated from the coding sequence ATGACTCAGACGATGGCCGGCAACGCCCCGGGAGGCGCCAAGGGCAGCGCAGGGGGCGGGCGGGCGAGCCCCGGGTCCAGACGCGGGCCCTCGCGTGCCACGCGCGCCTCGCACGCCCTGGGCTCCAGACGCGCCCCGCGCTCCACGGCCACGGGGGTGGCGCCGGAGGCTCCTGAGCTCCGGCAGGTGGCCCGCCGCCTGCCGCGCCTGGAGCTGACCCGTCGCGGGTGGGGGCTGCTGGCGGTGGCCCTGCTCCTGGTCATGTCCTGGTACCTGCTGCGCCTGCGCCTGCTGACCGACGCCGCCAGCCTCTTGGCCGCCCCGGTGGTCGTGGGCCTCATGGCGGCCGCGGCCCTGGCGGTGGTCAATGCCGTGCGCCGCCCGCGGGTGCGCCTGACCGCCTCGCGCCAGCCGCAGGCGGGCCAACGGCTCTGGGTGAGTATCAAGGTCCGTTGCCTCCTGCCGGCCTTCCTGCCCGCCTGGGTCGCCTGGCAGGTGGGGCCCGAGCGGTCCGGTCGGGCGCTCACGCCCCTGGATGCGGGTCGCTCGGCGCTGGGCATGACGGCGCAGCGCCGCGGGCCGGAGGCGGTGATGACGCGATGGATCGTGGTGGCCGAGCCCCTGGGCCTGGCCCGTGCCCGCATCCCTCTGGGGGCCTCCACCGAGGTGCTGGTCCTTCCCCGGCCCGCCGAGCTTCCCGAGCCCCTGCCCGCGCCCCGCGCCTGCGACCTCCCCGGGGGCAGGCTCGGTGACCAGGGCGAGGAGCGCCTGGCCAGCCTGCGCGAGTACCGTCCCGGCGACGCGCTGGGCTCCATCCACTGGCGGCAGTCGGCGCGCATCGACCAGCTCCTCGTGGTCGAGCGCGAGCACGAGGCCCTGCCCCACCCCAGCCTCGCCCTGGTCGTGGAGCCGGGCGCCTACCGCGGTCCCGAGCACCTGGAGGCCGCGATCTCCCTGGCCGCCGGGGTTGTGGGGCAGTGGGCCCGCCAGCGCCTGGGGGCCGACCTGCTGCTCCTGGCCCGCCGCCCCGGCCAGGGCGCCTGGGCGGCTCTGCGCTTCGGCACCGAGCAGGCGGAGGCCGGCCGGCTGCTGCAGGTCCTGGCCCGCCTGGAGCCCGGAGCCCCGGGCGGCCTGGGCGCGATGGAGGCGGTGGCCGACCACGAGCCCCGCCTGTCCCTGGAATCAGTGGCACTGCCCCGGTACGCCAGGGCCGACGTCGTCATCACCGCCAGCCCCCAGGGTGGCGGGCAGGCGGTGTTCCCGCCCCTGGATCCCGGCGCGCGCGGAGTCCTGGTGGTGGCCGGGGCGGGTCGGGCCCAGGCCACCGGTGCCCCTGATACCTGGCGGGTGCTGGCCGTCGCTGATCGGCAGGAGCAGTGA
- a CDS encoding O-acetylhomoserine aminocarboxypropyltransferase/cysteine synthase family protein, which translates to MTDATTPANPADWRFETKQVQAGHDPKADTARARAIPIYQTTSYVFDSAEQAAARFALSDLGPIYTRLTNPTNDVVEQRIAALEGGVGALLTASGQAAETLTFLTLGGAGSNIVSSPSLYGGTTNLLTHTLPRLGIETRFVSDPADPAAWPAQADERTIAFFGETIPNPRGDILDIEAVAGAAHALGIPLVVDNTVASPFLTRPIEWGADIVVASATKFLGGHGSTVAGVIVDGGSFDFAAQPERFPGFNTPDPSYNGLVYARDLGVGGALGANLAFILKARAEGQRDLGFPLAPHSAFLIAQGIETLSLRMERHVDNALAVATWLEGRDDVERVRYSGLPSSPYYELHRKYCPRGAGAVLAFDLPGGRQAGEAFIDALGLLSNLANIGDVRSLVIHPASTTHSQVDDAGLAAAGITPGTVRLSVGIEHVDDILADLARGLAAAAAVGPGA; encoded by the coding sequence ATGACCGACGCCACCACGCCCGCCAACCCCGCCGACTGGCGCTTCGAGACCAAGCAGGTCCAGGCCGGCCACGACCCCAAGGCGGACACCGCCCGCGCCCGGGCCATCCCGATCTACCAGACCACCTCCTACGTCTTCGACTCCGCCGAGCAGGCCGCCGCCCGCTTCGCCCTGAGCGACCTGGGCCCCATCTACACGCGCCTGACCAACCCCACCAACGACGTCGTCGAGCAGCGCATCGCCGCCCTGGAGGGCGGGGTGGGAGCGCTGCTGACCGCCTCGGGGCAGGCCGCCGAGACCCTGACCTTCCTGACCCTGGGCGGGGCGGGGAGCAACATCGTCTCCTCCCCCTCCCTGTACGGGGGCACCACCAACCTGCTGACGCACACCCTGCCCAGGCTCGGCATCGAGACGCGCTTCGTGTCCGACCCCGCCGACCCCGCGGCCTGGCCCGCCCAGGCCGATGAGCGCACCATCGCCTTCTTCGGGGAGACCATCCCCAACCCGCGCGGCGACATCCTGGACATCGAGGCCGTGGCCGGGGCCGCCCACGCCCTGGGCATCCCCCTGGTGGTGGACAACACCGTGGCCTCGCCCTTCCTGACCAGGCCCATCGAGTGGGGCGCGGACATCGTGGTGGCCTCGGCCACCAAGTTCCTGGGCGGTCACGGCTCCACCGTGGCCGGGGTGATCGTCGACGGCGGCAGCTTCGACTTCGCCGCCCAGCCCGAGCGCTTCCCGGGCTTCAACACGCCCGACCCGTCCTACAACGGCCTGGTCTACGCCCGGGACCTGGGCGTGGGGGGCGCCCTGGGGGCGAATCTCGCCTTCATCCTCAAGGCCCGCGCCGAGGGTCAGCGCGACCTGGGCTTCCCGCTGGCCCCGCACTCGGCCTTCCTCATCGCCCAGGGCATCGAGACCCTCTCCCTGCGCATGGAGCGCCACGTGGACAACGCCCTGGCGGTGGCAACCTGGCTGGAGGGGCGCGACGACGTCGAGCGCGTGCGCTACTCGGGCCTGCCCTCCAGCCCCTACTACGAGCTGCACCGCAAGTACTGCCCGCGCGGGGCGGGCGCGGTCCTGGCCTTCGACCTCCCCGGGGGCAGGCAGGCCGGGGAGGCCTTCATCGACGCCCTGGGGCTGCTGTCCAACCTGGCCAATATCGGGGATGTGCGCTCCCTGGTCATCCACCCGGCCTCCACCACCCACTCCCAGGTCGACGACGCCGGGCTAGCGGCCGCCGGGATCACCCCGGGCACGGTGCGCCTGAGCGTGGGCATCGAGCATGTCGACGACATCCTGGCCGACCTGGCCCGGGGCCTGGCGGCCGCCGCGGCAGTGGGCCCGGGCGCCTGA
- a CDS encoding alpha/beta hydrolase: MGAWGPDILGPGFYARTLELLPDDEDDGAVATLVRHVPADDPGALVGTPSSPSFVYLYLHGWNDYFFQAHLAREIARLGGAFYALDLRRYGRSWREGQMHGWCSSLTDYDEDLGLALGVIRAEHGDADLVLSGHSTGGLTAALWADRHPGALSALVLSSAWLEMQGSDILRSVGEPVIRTLAMRDPRMALLSGMINPENSFWVVDGWDVEREGPLPDPSWEGDPYVTGWPINPAWCPRPSAPIRPGWLQAILAGHARVAQGLDIRCPVLSMCAGSTRLGVAWTPESRHADTVIDAAATARRSVRLGDLVTVARFPGAVHDLTLSEPPVREQVFSALRRWLAAYVLR, from the coding sequence GTGGGCGCCTGGGGGCCTGACATCCTGGGGCCGGGCTTCTACGCCCGCACGCTGGAGCTGCTCCCCGATGATGAGGACGACGGCGCCGTGGCCACACTGGTGCGCCATGTTCCGGCTGATGATCCGGGGGCGCTCGTGGGAACGCCGTCGAGCCCGAGCTTTGTCTACCTGTATCTGCACGGGTGGAACGACTACTTCTTCCAGGCGCATCTGGCGCGGGAGATCGCGCGCCTGGGCGGGGCCTTCTACGCGCTTGACCTGCGCCGCTATGGCCGCTCGTGGCGTGAGGGGCAGATGCACGGGTGGTGCTCCTCTCTGACGGATTACGACGAGGACCTGGGCCTGGCGCTGGGGGTGATCCGCGCGGAGCACGGGGATGCGGACCTGGTGCTCTCGGGGCACTCGACGGGTGGGTTGACGGCGGCGCTGTGGGCGGATCGGCATCCGGGGGCGCTCAGCGCGCTGGTGCTCAGCTCGGCGTGGCTGGAGATGCAGGGCTCGGACATTCTGCGCTCGGTGGGTGAGCCGGTGATCCGGACGCTGGCGATGCGCGATCCGCGTATGGCGCTGCTCTCCGGGATGATCAACCCGGAGAACAGCTTCTGGGTGGTTGATGGCTGGGATGTCGAGCGCGAGGGCCCGCTGCCGGATCCCTCTTGGGAGGGCGACCCGTATGTCACGGGGTGGCCGATCAATCCGGCGTGGTGCCCGCGGCCCTCGGCTCCGATTCGGCCGGGGTGGCTGCAGGCGATCCTGGCGGGGCATGCGCGGGTGGCGCAGGGACTCGATATCCGGTGCCCGGTGCTGTCGATGTGCGCGGGCAGCACTCGTCTGGGGGTGGCGTGGACGCCGGAGTCGCGGCATGCGGACACGGTGATCGATGCGGCGGCGACGGCGCGGCGCTCGGTGCGCCTGGGCGACCTGGTGACGGTGGCGCGCTTCCCGGGGGCGGTGCACGATCTGACGCTGTCTGAGCCTCCGGTGCGCGAGCAGGTCTTCTCCGCCCTGCGGCGCTGGCTGGCCGCCTACGTGCTGCGCTGA
- the metX gene encoding homoserine O-acetyltransferase MetX, producing MSTAPDALPLPSEAVPSYGVGTAASKLVDRQAGSPTGAWRTGDDPGRRRFLEIGDLPLESGEVLPNTVLAFETWGELSPQGDNAVLVLHALTGDSHVTGEAGPGHPTAGWWSEVVGPGRAIDTERFYVVAANILGGCQGSTGPSSIAPDGRPWGSRFPWLTTRDAVEAEARLADALGIEAFHLVIGASLGGHRAIEWAVTHPHRVRNLALVATGASTTADQLAWCHLQELAIVADPYFFDGDYYSHAVGPVRGLGLARALAHTTYRSAAELDARFGRKHQGQEDPAVGGRYQVESYLDYHAGKLLARFDANSYLIVTHSMMVHDVGTGRGGIEAALARVTARTLVVDVDSDRLFLPAQAEELVSGIAGAQRRTITSLFGHDGFLIEAEQMEAALREFLDGA from the coding sequence ATGAGCACTGCACCCGATGCCCTGCCCCTCCCGTCCGAGGCCGTGCCCTCCTACGGCGTGGGCACGGCCGCGTCCAAGCTGGTGGATCGCCAGGCCGGCTCCCCCACTGGGGCGTGGCGCACCGGCGATGACCCGGGGCGGCGCCGCTTCCTGGAGATCGGGGACCTGCCTCTGGAGTCCGGGGAGGTGCTGCCCAACACGGTCCTGGCCTTCGAGACCTGGGGGGAGCTGAGCCCTCAGGGCGACAACGCCGTCCTGGTGCTCCATGCACTGACCGGGGACAGCCATGTCACCGGCGAGGCCGGGCCGGGCCACCCCACGGCGGGCTGGTGGTCGGAGGTGGTCGGGCCGGGCCGGGCCATCGACACCGAGCGCTTCTACGTGGTGGCGGCCAACATCCTGGGCGGCTGCCAGGGATCGACGGGACCCTCCTCGATCGCCCCGGACGGCCGCCCGTGGGGCTCGCGCTTCCCCTGGCTGACCACCCGGGATGCGGTCGAGGCGGAGGCGCGCCTGGCGGACGCTCTGGGAATCGAGGCCTTCCACCTGGTCATCGGGGCCTCCCTGGGCGGGCACCGCGCCATCGAGTGGGCGGTGACCCACCCCCACCGAGTGCGCAACCTGGCCCTGGTGGCCACAGGGGCCTCGACCACGGCGGACCAGCTGGCGTGGTGCCACCTCCAGGAGCTGGCGATCGTGGCCGACCCCTACTTCTTCGACGGGGACTACTACTCCCATGCGGTGGGGCCGGTGCGGGGGCTGGGACTGGCGCGGGCGCTGGCACATACGACCTACCGCTCGGCGGCCGAGCTCGATGCGCGCTTCGGGCGCAAGCACCAGGGCCAGGAGGACCCGGCGGTGGGGGGCCGCTACCAGGTGGAGTCCTACCTGGACTACCACGCCGGCAAGCTGCTGGCGCGCTTCGACGCCAACTCCTACCTCATCGTCACGCATTCGATGATGGTGCATGACGTGGGCACGGGCCGCGGGGGGATCGAGGCGGCCCTGGCCAGGGTGACGGCGCGGACCCTGGTGGTCGACGTGGACTCCGACCGGCTCTTCCTGCCCGCCCAGGCCGAGGAGCTGGTCTCGGGGATCGCGGGGGCGCAGAGGCGGACGATCACCTCGCTGTTCGGTCACGACGGCTTCCTCATCGAGGCCGAGCAGATGGAGGCGGCGCTGCGCGAGTTCCTCGACGGGGCGTAG